Proteins encoded together in one Vigna angularis cultivar LongXiaoDou No.4 chromosome 5, ASM1680809v1, whole genome shotgun sequence window:
- the LOC108339343 gene encoding putative pentatricopeptide repeat-containing protein At3g25970 produces MKKLHFFTRLGLKATHCPAIKLGSISNLCIANNLISLYAKCSDLSSTHQLFDEMPHRDTVSWNAIISAYVNSGHLGTTWKIVSAMRWSALAFDNHALGSILKGVALAGELKLGQQMHSVMLKTGLVENMFSGSALLDMYAKCGRIDDAYIVFKSMPERNYVSWNTLVAGYSRVGVRDMAFQVLHCMELEGVEIDDGMVSPLLTLLDDAEFLFSECCPLQDVERVFDGALACHDVVTWNSMLGAYLMHEKEDFAFKVFIDMQNFGFEPDAYTYVGSVSACSAQERKSNGKCVHGFNDMGMEDALRIFFSTNLKDGCTWNSILAGYVQGSLTEDALRIFLQMRSLVIEINHYTFSAVIRSCSDLATLQLGQQVHVLAFKVGLVTNNYVGSSFIIMYSKCGIIEDARKSFEATSKDYAIVWNSVIFRYAQHGQGNLALDLFYSMNERKVKPDHITFVAVLTACSHNGLVEEGCNIIESMESDFGIPQPKEHYACAIDLYGRAGQLEKAKALVETMPFEAVRELTKTFLFIHKRE; encoded by the exons ATGAAGAAGTTGCACTTCTTCACTAGGCTTGGCCTCAAAGCAACCCATTGCCCAGCCATCAAGTTAGGATCCATCTCAAACCTTTGCATCGCCAACAACCTCATATCATTGTATGCAAAATGCTCAGATTTAAGCTCTACTCACCAACTGTTCGACGAAATGCCCCACAGAGATACAGTGTCTTGGAACGCCATAATTTCTGCTTATGTAAACTCTGGTCACCTGGGAACTACATGGAAAATCGTTAGTGCAATGAGATGGTCTGCACTTGCATTTGACAACCACGCATTAGGAAGCATTCTCAAGGGTGTTGCCCTAGCTGGTGAGCTCAAACTTGGTCAACAGATGCATTCTGTCATGCTCAAGACGGGTTTAgtagaaaacatgttttctGGTAGTGCCCTCTTGGATATGTATGCCAAGTGTGGGAGAATTGACGATGCATACATTGTTTTTAAGAGCATGCCAGAGCGCAATTATGTGTCGTGGAATACACTTGTTGCTGGCTATTCACGAGTTGGTGTTCGTGACATGGCATTCCAGGTGCTACATTGTATGGAGCTTGAGGGTGTAGAAATCGATGATGGCATGGTGTCTCCACTTTTGacattgcttgatgatgctgaGTTTT TGTTTTCAGAGTGTTGTCCTTTACAAGATGTTGAGAGAGTATTTGATGGTGCTCTTGCGTGTCATGATGTGGTTACATGGAATTCCATGCTCGGTGCTTATTTGATGCACGAGAAAGAAGATTTTGCATTCAAAGTTTTCATTGATATGCAAAATTTTGGGTTTGAGCCAGATGCTTATACTTACGTCGGGAGTGTCAGTGCTTGTTCTGCACAAGAGCGTAAAAGCAATGGAAAATGTGTGCATGG ATTTAATGATATGGGAATGGAAGATGCATTAAGAATATTCTTTTCAACGAATCTCAAAGATGGTTGCACTTGGAACTCCATTTTGGCAGGATATGTGCAAGGTAGTTTGACTGAAGATGCCTTGAGGATATTTCTACAAATGAGATCTCTGGTCATAGAAATTAACCATTATACCTTTTCGGCTGTCATAAGATCATGCTCGGACCTAGCAACTCTACAGTTAGGTCAACAGGTTCATGTCTTAGCATTTAAAGTAGGACTTGTTACCAATAATTATGTTGGGAGTTCGTTTATAATCATGTATTCTAAATGTGGGATAATAGAAGATGCTAGGAAATCTTTTGAAGCAACTTCCAAAGACTATGCGATTGTTTGGAATTCAGTCATCTTTAGGTATGCACAACATGGACAAGGAAACCTTGCACTTGACCTCTTTTACTCAATGAATGAGAGAAAGGTGAAACCTGATCATATAACCTTTGTTGCAGTTCTAACTGCGTGCAGTCATAATGGGCTAGTAGAAGAAGGCTGCAACATTATAGAGTCTATGGAGTCTGATTTTGGAATTCCACAGCCAAAGGAGCACTATGCTTGTGCAATTGATCTTTATGGTCGGGCAGGACAACTTGAGAAGGCAAAAGCTTTGGTTGAAACGATGCCTTTTGAAGCTGTTAGAGAACTAACAAAGACATTTTTATTCATTCATAAAAGAGAGTGA